A genomic region of Colletotrichum destructivum chromosome 5, complete sequence contains the following coding sequences:
- a CDS encoding Putative mycotoxin biosynthesis protein UstYa: MTAIKNPFLIQDVAAGRGYGSARPSAAPLFLIHDASGNIVSYLKLGSLGGARRVYGISDPRFGHEGGAWLSVNELARHYIKLVKKVTLRGNILLGGWSFGGIIAIQMAHMLAAEGRGLVCSGLVLINTIYLSPSRSLGSGANSNLAPSMPASVTPDTRDEILVSLVRAHMLCSSWPPPSWARRRVPHAVLIKAADSIPVRPGSIEEDGKAALCRLDAQRHQTDLGWGETQPGLVTAVIDTPGHHYALFADENVYMVHDRIAQASPQPAGGRTLAMTDDGRGNSTRGVVSEEYSDKSDAASSEKDNLLSDHHCQHQQCISRGDSWERSSSKRTSRQKISRIVFADSVFWIQWAIIVCLAISTCALAAQRRACIAGPVMMPATAPTRSTIEPLVPDHVTAAQEPLNYGYYVPEPIPYDIFSNVLLMEQRLAELEYANVGTGVKANGRYGVYVDKSGRQRFLYPKLTINNTEAYVISGLHQMHCMMETLRDYGLLVNGFRPLWNDHHVIHCFNKWYRSIACSADSTAEGYQEPFGSVPMSEVHRASWASSVPRCRDFGALVRWAEDPAHALPFHYDSGLNVTDVSRLPGECDLTRCRNGGGWKGLD, from the exons ATGACAGCGATCAAAAACCCCTTCTTGATTCAGGACGTGGCGGCAGGTCGAGGCTACGGCAGCGCCAGGCCGTCCGCGGCTCCTCTCTTCCTTATCCACGACGCCAGCGGCAACATTGTCAGCTACCTCAAGCTGGGCTCTCTGGGGGGTGCTCGCAGAGTGTACGGCATCAGTGATCCTCGTTTCGGGCATGAAGGCGGTGCCTGGCTGAGCGTCAACGAATTGGCCCGGCACTATATCAAACTCGTCAAGAAAGTCACGCTACGGGGAAACATTCTCCTGGGAG GGTGGTCATTTGggggcatcatcgccatccaGATGGCTCACATGCTCGCCGCAgagggccgaggcctcgTGTGCTCAGGCCTGGTCCTGATCAATACCATCTACCTTTCGCCGTCCCGTTCTCTCGGCTCCGGCGCAAACTCTAACCTTGCACCTTCGATGCCCGCAAGCGTGACGCCCGACACCCGTGACGAGATCCTGGTCTCGCTGGTGCGCGCCCACATGCTCTGCtcgtcttggccgccgccttcgtgggcccgccgccgggtcCCACATGCAGTGCTCATCAAGGCGGCGGATTCGATCCCGGTCCGGCCCGGGTCCATCGAAGAAGACGGGAAAGCTGCTTTGTGCAGGCTGGACGCGCAGCGCCATCAAACCGATCTTGGTTGGGGCGAGACGCAGCCAGGGCTTGTCACCGCTGTCATCGACACGCCGGGACACCACTACGCCCTGTTTGCCGACGAGAACGTAT ATATGGTCCACGACCGAATCGCTCAAGCAAGCCCTCAGCCTGCTGGAGGGCGAACATTAGCAATGACTGATGATGGCCGCGGCAATTCCACCCGCGGCGTAGTGTCTGAGGAATACTCAGACAAGAGTGACGCCGCTTCGAGCGAGAAGGATAACCTCCTCAGCGATCACCACTGTCAACACCAACAATGCATCAGCCGTGGGGACTCTTGGGAGAGAAGCAGTTCCAAACGGACGAGCCGCCAGAAGATCTCGAGGATAGTCTTTGCCGATTCCGTGTTCTGGATCCAGTGGGCCATCATTGTTTGCCTTGCCATCAGCACTTGCGCCCTGGCAGCGCAGCGGCGGGCCTGTATTGCCGGACCGGTGATGATGCCCGCGACGGCCCCGACCCGGTCAACCATCGAGCCGCTAGTCCCGGACCATGTCACCGCGGCCCAAGAGCCCCTGAACTACGGCTACTACGTGCCCGAGCCGATCCCCTACGACATCTTTAGCAATGTCTTACTGATGGAGCAGCGACTGGCAGAGCTCGAGTATGCCAATGTCGGCACAGGGGTGAAGGCCAACGGACGTTACGGCGTCTATGTTGACAAGTCGGGCAGGCAGCGCTTCCTTTACCCCAAGCTcaccatcaacaacaccgagGCCTACGTCATATCAGGCTTGCACCAGATGCACTGCATGATGGAGACGCTGCGCGATTATGGGCTGCTCGTCAACGGGTTTCGGCCGCTGTGGAACGATCACCACGTCATCCACTGCTTCAACAAGTGGTACAGGTCCATTGCCTGCTCCGCCGATAGCACGGCCGAGGGATACCAGGAGCCGTTCGGCAGCGTGCCCATGAGCGAGGTCCACCGCGCCAGCTGGGCCAGCAGTGTGCCGCGGTGCCGCGACTTTGGCGCCCTTGTGCGCTGGGCCGAGGACCCGGCACATGCTTTGCCCTTCCACTATGACTCGGGTCTCAACGTGACGGATGTGTCTAGGTTGCCTGGGGAGTGTGACTTGACCAGGTGCCGTAATggggggggttggaaggGGCTGGACTGA
- a CDS encoding Putative NTF2-like domain superfamily, SnoaL-like domain-containing protein produces the protein MEYRLLFVMLLLSTAAGLFVCSMWKDVLQQQQQQQHQHLQQPPSLSSSSPHCLSLEDGWRLASDFQTLIRNYSAAAADRLVAPDVVAHCDGMNALAGKPLGAPTYRDRDELKAALKRQSGRPTPVTLRTVDVVTCGTVVLKWTAVFGEARLPVRGIQILTVERDGPVRGWAIKTIDTEFNSLAYLVNLGGTYNMPTDRVGLQP, from the coding sequence ATGGAATATCGGCTTCTCTTCGTCATGCTACTGCTTTCAACGGCCGCGGGGCTATTCGTCTGTTCAATGTGGAAAGATGtcttgcagcagcaacaacaacaacaacatcaacatctACAACAACCGCCGTCGCTctcatcctcatcccccCACTGCCTGAGCCTGGAGGACGGGTGGCGACTGGCGTCCGACTTTCAGACCCTGATCCGTAATtactcggccgccgcggccgaccGCCTCGTGGCTCCCGACGTGGTGGCCCACTGCGACGGTATGAATGCGCTAGCGGGCAAGCCGCTGGGCGCGCCGACGTACCGTGACCGAGACGAGCTCAAGGCAGCGTTGAAGCGGCAGAGCGGGCGCCCGACGCCCGTCACGCTGCGGACCGTCGACGTTGTCACATGCGGCACGGTTGTGCTCAAGTGGACGGCCGTCTTTGGCGAGGCGAGGCTTCCTGTCAGGGGCATCCAGATCCTGACCGTCGAGAGGGACGGTCCTGTGAGAGGCTGGGCCATCAAGACCATCGACACCGAGTTTAACAGCCTTGCGtacctcgtcaacctcggcggcACGTACAACATGCCGACCGATCGAGTCGGCCTTCAACCCTAG
- a CDS encoding Putative mycotoxin biosynthesis protein UstYa, with translation MSIPNRYSEEEADGRRSSDEKGNASSSSATTLLLDDAEFAKWKQRRGWGLGVDYLDASDGQRRRRGRCNHLTALLLLVSACLNVYLAFGRPPRVLTVHDIDVGCGGFPLGTDPSGYVPRDTGYPLRWTKWDENDQFYISPKTFDSWENIQESAARLRAVHNDVFVHSNGQKATYLAYDGVRKELPPEAGQFGLELYGIQAFHQIHCVYVLLESVGWARHNRPSQWDGDHIAHCLNTLTQAATCLADSRPFAYVVPGGHRTDGQQNWCRDFGALVDWVNDPVRDHNFHYELDSNDTDHFMPIYRNGSIAGKSVDKTVW, from the exons ATGTCAATCCCAAATCGTTATtccgaggaagaggcggatGGGCGTCGCAGCTCTGACGAGAAGGGCAACGcctccagctccagcgccACCACGTTGCTgctggacgatgccgagTTCGCCAAGTGGAAGCAGAGACGCGGTTGGGGCCTGGGAGTGGACTATCTCGATGCATCAGACgggcagcgtcgtcgtcgaggtcgatgcAATCACCTGACTGCTCTACTGCTGCTCGTCTCTGCATGTCTCAACGTGTACCTGGCGTTtggccgcccgccgcgcgTACTCACGGTGCACGACATCGATGTGGGATGCGGCGGCTTTCCTCTCGGGACTGATCCCTCTGGCTACGTCCCACGTG ACACCGGCTATCCGCTTCGTTGGACCAAGTGGGACGAGAACGACCAGTTCTACATTTCGCCCAAAACCTTTGACAGTTGGGAGAACATACAAGAGTCGGCAGCGCGCCTGAGAGCAGTCCACAACG ACGTGTTTGTTCACTCCAATGGCCAAAAGGCAACCTACCTCGCCTACGATGGCGTGCGTAAGGAATTGCCTCCCGAAGCCGGCCAGTTTGGCCTGGAGCTGTACGGCATCCAAGCCTTCCATCAGATTCACTGCGTG TacgtcctcctcgagtcCGTCGGCTGGGCAAGGCACAACCGTCCCTCGCAGTGGGACGGCGATCACATCGCCCACTGCCTCAACACGCTGACGCAGGCGGCGACCTGCCTCGCCGACTCGCGTCCCTTCGCCTACGTCGTGCCGGGCGGCCACCGCACCGATGGCCAGCAGAACTGGTGCCGCGACTTCGGTGCCCTGGTGGACTGGGTCAACGACCCGGTGCGCGACCACAACTTCCACTACGAGCTGGACTCGAATGATACAGACCACTTCATGCCCATCTACCGCAACGGTTCCATTGCGGGGAAGTCGGTTGACAAGACAGTCTGGTGA
- a CDS encoding Putative Condensation domain, phosphopantetheine binding ACP domain, ACP-like superfamily: protein METLLKDIWSLELATPSAAIGLDDEFLSLGGDSCSAMKAARRCRQAGLPVATVDILSESTISRLASSIEAKRKGAAGADGAKADTPARTVEPFTLSLDGLTLPPDVDPDNISYAVPCTPMQEDYYYLFSTKPAPERPGIMTTCYEILLRGGQGPVDPYRAARAWQAIVDRHAMFRTRFVPLAELGVASCRSGPLPPETVMQLVMRQWPVDCAVVHVDSDSEQDIQQYSAVHTANTLYRAKPAACVSVRLFVTPSARVYMNVVLWHIAADFVATGVFQVDFDRFYRGVLLDRPAPGFELYVHDLGLTTRRGQAAVEAGTRYWTHYLTGAEPCWIRPHHLGVVDWRPVQQFSSSPTAYSDPDGKELTCVTSLGRASCRLTVAGPAASYCRECRVLPSRILSLAYALTLSKYTGQEDVCFSYLVSDRDRDIPDVDGILGMMITYFYARVRVASSTRLADLIRRLHADDLAHRRHLVYRPKDVARALGHDESAEDRYGVLPVTNVRFNDRRLDIPEGLKLAYRGVISNLIQELFISLIVVPEADEEHVTANFRFKKLWFTEESVQAMADTYARIFHAIASGTCETVADVMIRI from the exons ATGGAAACCCTACTGAAAGACATCTGGAGTCTGGAGTTGGCCACCCCTTCGG CTGCCATCGGCTTGGACGATGAGTTCTTGTCTCTGGGAGGCGACTCGTGCAGTGCCATGAAGGCCGCTCGGCGGTGTCGCCAGGCTGGTCTTCCTGTTGCGACCGTTGACATCCTTTCCGAATCTACCATCAGCAGACTCGCAAGCTCGATCGAGGCCAAGAGaaagggcgccgccggcgcagaCGGCGCAAAGGCCGACACCCCTGCCCGTACCGTCGAGCCCTTCACCCTGAGTCTAGACGGTTTGACGTTGCCGCCTGATGTGGACCCGGACAACATTTCCTACGCGGTGCCATGCACACCGATGCAAGAGGACTACTACTACCTGTTCTCGACGAAGCCCGCGCCCGAGAGGCCCGGGATCATGACCACCTGCTACGAAATCCTATTGCGAGGCGGCCAGGGGCCTGTCGATCCATACAGGGCGGCCAGGGCGTGGCAGGCCATCGTGGACCGCCACGCCATGTTTCGCACTCGCTTCGTGCCCCTGGCCGAGCTGGGCGTGGCCTCCTGCCGTTCCGGTCCGCTGCCGCCTGAGACGGTCATGCAGCTCGTGATGCGGCAATGGCCCGTCGactgcgccgtcgtccacgtcGACTCGGATAGCGAGCAGGATATCCAGCAATACAGCGCGGTTCACACGGCCAACACGCTGTACCGGGCGAAGCCGGCCGCCTGCGTGTCGGTCCGCCTGTTCGTCACGCCCTCGGCCCGTGTCTACATGAACGTCGTCCTCTGGCACATCGCGGCCGACTTTGTGGCCACGGGCGTGTTCCAGGTCGACTTTGACCGCTTCTACCGCGGCGTCCTACTTGACCGCCCGGCCCCCGGCTTCGAACTGTACGTTCACGACCTTGGGCTGACGACCCGACGTGGCCAGGCCGCCGTGGAGGCCGGCACCCGATACTGGACCCACTATctcaccggcgccgagcccTGCTGGATCCGGCCCCAccatctcggcgtcgtcgactgGCGTCCTGTCCAACAattttcctcctccccaaCCGCCTACTCGGACCCCGACGGAAAGGAGCTTACCTGCGTCACGAGCCTCGGCAGGGCCTCATGTCGACTGACCGTCGCAGGGCCGGCCGCCTCGTATTGCCGCGAGTGCCGCGTCCTACCCTCCAGGATCCTCAGTCTCGCCTATGCCTTGACCCTGTCAAAGTACACCGGCCAGGAGGATGTGTGCTTCTCCTACCTCGTCTCGGACCGCGACCGCGACATCCCGGACGTGGACGGTATCCTCGGCATGATGATCACCTACTTCTACGCCAGGGTCAGGGTGGCCTCGTCAACGCGCCTGGCCGATCTGATACGGCGCCTccacgccgacgacctggccCACAGGAGACACCTGGTTTACCGCCCAAAAGACGTAgcccgcgccctcggccacgacgaaTCAGCCGAAGACCGTTATGGGGTGCTCCCCGTGACGAATGTGCGCTTCAACGACCGCCGGCTGGACATCCCAGAGGGGCTCAAGCTGGCGTATCGTGGCGTCATCAGTAACCTCATCCAAGAA TTATTCATCTCGCTGATCGTGGTgcccgaggccgatgaggaACATGTAACGGCAAACTTTAGGTTCAAGAAGCTATGGTTTACTGAGGAAAGCGTGCAAGCAATGGCTGACACGTACGCCCGCATCTTTCACGCGATTGCGTCAGGGACCTGCGAGACCGTGGCAGATGTTATGATACGCATCTAG
- a CDS encoding Putative major facilitator superfamily, MFS transporter superfamily, whose amino-acid sequence MAASEAKIDIEKAPSAGDSQPEVLIGEVKDIHNADAALDFLRNGGDVSPMTAEDERRLKRKIDWRVVPLLFACYILQYLDKTLINYANVMGLQDDTSITGDQYSQLAMIFYVSYLAFEFPHAWGMQRFPTAKYIGIMVCLWGVVLATTSACHDWAGLVVTRVLLGVFESAVAPSLIVITTMWYKRQEQPPRMGIWYLGTGGGTIVGSLISFGFQHYHSSGFTSWQIMFLICGLITIAIGATVIMVLPDNPMTARFLSREEKIWAIERLRGNQTGVENKHFKWPQFIECFTDPQTYLLALITISSNVPNGAVSSFQATIIKGFGYTSKETALLSIPSGAVSIVSILAATNIAGRFNQRAINIICLLVPGVIGAALMAFLPEDNKAGKLIGNYMTNCIGATLPLLYSLVGANYAGHTKKVTMNATLLICFCVGNIIGPLTFTAESAPDYLPAKTAIIVTCGLAMMFTLMLRFYYVWENKRRERLVQDGNLGHVTDIEFSDLTDRKNKEFRYTL is encoded by the exons ATGGCGGCCTCTGAAGCAAAGATCGACATCGAGAAGGCCCCCAGTGCCGGTGACAGCCAGCCCGAGGTGTTGATCGGCGAGGTCAAAGACATACacaacgccgacgccgctctCGACTTCCTACGGAATGGCGGTGATGTAAGCCCCATGACGGCCGAAGATGAGCGCAGGCTCAAGCGAAAGATTGACTGGCGCGTCGTGCCGCTCCTGTTCGCCTGCTACATCCTCCAGTATCTCGACAAAACTTTGATCAACTATGCCAATGTCATGGGCCTGCAGGATGACACGAGCATTACGGGAGACCAGTACTCGCAGCTGGCCATGATCTTCTACGTGAGCTACTTGGCGTTCGAGTTCCCTCACGCGTGGGGCATGCAGAGGTTTCCTACCGCCAAGTACATCGGGATCATGGTGTGCCTATGGGGAGTGGTGCTCGCCACAACCTCGGCATGTCATGACTGGGCTGGCTTGGTTGTGACCAGAGTCCTTTTGGGTGTCTTTGAGAGTGCCGTGGCACCTTCGCTGATTGTGATCACTACAATG TGGTACAAGCGACAAGAACAACCGCCTCGAATGGGCATCTGGTATCTCGGAACAGGCGGCGGTACCATCGTCGGCTCTCTGATATCCTTCGGCTTCCAGCATTACCACAGCTCTGGATTCACGTCTTGGCAGATCATGTTTCTCATCTGCGGCTTGATCACCATAGCGATTGGAGCCACAGTCATCATGGTTCTTCCCGATAACCCCATGACCGCTCGGTTCCTTTCTCGAGAGGAAAAGATTTGGGCCATCGAGCGCCTACGGGGGAACCAGACGGGTGTCGAGAACAAGCACTTCAAGTGGCCGCAGTTCATCGAGTGCTTCACGGATCCGCAGACGTACTTGCTGGCACTCATCACGATTTCCTCCAACGTGCCCAACGGCGCTGTTTCGTCGTTCCAAgccaccatcatcaaggGATTTGGATACACTTCGAAGGAGACGGCGTTGTTGTCTATTCCGTCGGGAGCTGTCAGCATCGTCTCTATTCTGGCAGCGACAAACATAGCAGGCCGTTTCAACCAGCGGGCTATCAACATCATCTGCCTACTTGTCCCAGGAGTTATCGGGGCAGCGCTCATGGCATTTCTTCCCGAAGACAACAAGGCAGGTAAGCTAATCGGCAACTACATGACCAACTGCATCGGAGCCACACTGCCACTCTTGTACTCTTTGGTCGGTGCCAACTATGCTGGACACACCAAGAAG GTCACCATGAACGCAACTCTGCTCATCTGCTTCTGCGTCGGTAACATCATCGGGCCTCTAACCTTCACGGCCGAGTCTGCCCCCGATTACCTTCCCGCAAAGACTGCAATCATCGTCACCTGCGGCTTGGCCATGATGTTTACGTTGATGCTGCGGTTTTATTACGTTTGGGAGAATAAGCGTCGCGAAAGACTTGTCCAGGATGGGAACCTGGGGCATGTGACGGATATCGAGTTTAGTGACTTGACCGACCGCAAGAACAAGGAGTTCAGATATACATTGTGA
- a CDS encoding Putative chloroperoxidase — protein MLNALANHDFLPANGRGISLDITTRALRDGINVDPYVSKLLFDHAIKTNPDSNADTFDLDHLNRHGIIEHDASLTRPDNSSGDPSVFDPEVFEETLQYWPDPIVSVRQGAAARLGRIRTSAGTNVDFEMRLEDNFRGLGEVAGFYLTLGDRVAGTVNRTWLTYFLEKEYLPVPFGWTRPRDPITLEALQAVMDKVYDATKDIIDEERRRGDPRHRMDTDGQRVLGGIH, from the exons ATGCTGAATGCGTTGGCAAACCACGACTTTCTACCCGCCAATGGCAGGGGCATATCGCTGGATATCACAACGCGTGCCTTGAGAGACGGCATCAACGTCGATCCCTACGTGTCCAAACTGCTCTTCGACCATGCCATCAAAACGAACCCTGACTCAAACGCCGACACGTTTGACCTCGACCACCTGAACCGCCACGGCATCATAGAGCACGATGCCAGCCTTAC TCGACCGGACAACAGCTCTGGGGATCCGAGTGTATTCGACCCCGAAGTGTTTGAGGAAACACTCCAGTACTGGCCCGACCCCATCGTCTCCGTACGacagggcgccgccgcgcgaCTCGGTCGGATCCGCACCTCAGCCGGCACCAACGTCGACTTCGAGATGAGGTTGGAAGACAACTTCCGTGGACTGGGTGAGGTGGCGGGGTTCTATCTGACCCTGGGAGACCGGGTCGCCGGCACGGTCAACCGCACTTGGCTGACCTACTTTCTTG AAAAGGAGTATCTGCCAGTCCCTTTcggctggacgaggccgcgcgACCCTATCACGCTCGAGGCACTACAGGCGGTCATGGACAAGGTCTACGACGCGACGAAGGACATCATTGACGAGgagcgccgccgaggcgacCCTAGGCATAGGATGGACACCGATGGGCAGCGTGTGCTTGGTGGTATACACTGA
- a CDS encoding Putative major facilitator superfamily, MFS transporter superfamily, with protein sequence MPQATAVSVDEGSSWRTMPHKDQLLVLCLSRLSEPITRTSFSTYIYYQLQSLDPSLSSAEIVRQATWMQTALTAMVALVSLPTSRLADSPRFGRKGVLLASMAVLGTSTLCFGFICSFTQAIVLRIIEGTFSGGTLVARTMIPEIVPGKKHRVKAFLLLPLAFNIGVLAGPPFTGLLVAYAQSHAGENDFLGRWTYAPPMLMAGGIIYTAFLAVFFLLEETLPALRGQPDIGIRIKKAVVRLWQRHRSRGATKLGYEPANTQDSEDSQDLDPLLSPEADDDEAQRGRSEPIPAPTSSKMPLRKALTANVLLATSCQAMLDGLTAGYNTLWPLFLSDPPAPAAPGLRDERGSSPLRFSGGAGLQPYQIALTLTILAVTALPLQILVYPRVSYKFKPLGTLRCFLWCPALAFALAPLIAVTAKFPVLMWLVIAVVQLLMVLTAAMVVPSATLMTNKLSPHTVLPFLHVCRSRHNADTTCHARSSAPSPAALAATHGLAVTLSAVARTIGPFAVGSVYAASQASHNGGLAWWLMAGTAICICIISWFVQDGTEQITTAPPAREGAGEHGAGSKPAVRAMG encoded by the exons ATGCCCCAGGCTaccgccgtctccgtcgacgAAGGCTCGTCATGGAGGACGATGCCACACAAAGACCAGCTGCTCGTGCTGTGTCTCTCTCGGCTGTCCGAACCGATTACGCGGACAAGCTTCAGC ACGTACATATACTATCAGCTTCAGTCGTTGgatccctctctctcatcgGCCGAGATTGTCCGTCAGGCCACATGGATGCAGACGGCCCTGACGGCTATGGTGGCCCTCGTCAGCCTGCCCACGAGCCGTCTCGCCGACTCCCCACGATTCGGCCGCAAGGGCGTCCTGCTGGCGAGCATGGCCGTCCTCGGCACGAGCACCCTCTGCTTCGGCTTCATATGCAGCTTCACGCAGGCCATTGTGCTCCGCATCATCGAGGGGACTTTCAGCGGCGGGACGCTCGTGGCGCGCACCATGATCCCCGAGATCGTGCCTGGCAAGAAACATCGCGTCAAGGCattcctgctgctgcctctggCCTTCAACATTGGCGTCCTTGCCGGCCCGCCCTTTACCGGGCTCTTGGTCGCATATGCCCAGAGCCACGCGGGGGAGAACGACTTCTTGGGCCGTTGGACGTATGCACCGCCCATGTTGATGGCAGGCGGGATAATCTACACGGCTTtcttggccgtcttcttTCTGTTGGAAGAG ACGTTGCCTGCCCTTCGAGGCCAACCCGATATCGGGATACGCATCAAGAAGGCGGTCGTGAGGCTTTGGCAGCGCCACAGGTCTCGCGGGGCGACCAAGCTCGGCTACGAGCCCGCCAACACGCAAGACTCTGAGGATTCCCAGGATCTGGACCCGCTGTTGTCGCCAGaggccgatgatgacgaggctCAACGCGGCAGAAGCGAGCCTATCCCGGCTCCCACGAGCAGCAAGATGCCGCTGAGGAAAGCCCTTACGGCCAATGTTCTGCTCGCGACCAGCTGCCAGGCGAtgctcgacggcctcacCGCCGGCTACAACACCCTCTGGCCCTTGTTTCTCAGCGacccgcccgcgcccgcggccCCGGGGCTGCGAGACGAGAGGGGCTCGTCCCCGCTGCGGTtctccggcggcgccggcctccaGCCGTACCAGATCGCCCTGACGCTGACGATCCTGGCCGTCACCGCGCTCCCGCTGCAGATCTTGGTCTACCCACGCGTCAGCTACAAATTCAAGCCGCTCGGCACCTTGCGGTGCTTCCTATGGTGCCCGGCCCTGGCCTTTGCCCTCGCTCCGCTCAtcgccgtcacggccaaGTTTCCTGTTCTAATGTggctcgtcatcgccgtcgtccagctGCTCATGGTCCTGACCGCGGCCATGGTGGTGCCTTCGGCGACCTTGATGACCAACAAGTTGAGTCCCCACACCGTCCTCCCCTTTCTACATGTCTGCCGCTCGAGACACAATGCTGATACGACTTGTCACGCACGCAGCTCTGCCCCAAGCCCGGCCGCTCTGGCCGCGACCCACGGTTTGGCCGTCACCCTGTCTGCTGTGGCGCGGACGATAGGCCCGTTCGCGGTTGGGAGCGTCTACGCAGCCAGCCAGGCCAGCCATAACGGGGGTCTCGCGTGGTGGCTGATGGCCGGCACGGCCATCTGTATTTGTATCATAAGCTGGTTCGTCCAGGATGGGACCGAGCAGATTACCACCGCCCCGCCGGCGCGGGAGGGGGCCGGCGAGCATGGCGCGGGATCGAAACCCGCTGTTCGAGCAATGGGATGA
- a CDS encoding Putative Methyltransferase domain-containing protein, whose translation MPSRLDVTRNYLGHSVGTIHAHISNRTMANSVPYLNPILDSLPPNFTFLDVGCGPASITVDIARRYPSATILAIDGSPAVISQARDVAQKANVHNVRFAVGDALDLAPTASEPGFELIMSGCDVAHTHNVVMHTSDAPRALVELRSAVKVGGFVCCKEADRACLMLWPENQAIRRTYEVISGIMAAKGCDPYVGRKLKTYAMAAGFSSNDISVGQAPWVVSSREERENWGGLVARTSADAEARTRVENDARCIGLEISLEELQKGWRDWIEDDTACASISDVHVVCRKH comes from the exons ATGCCATCTCGATTGGACGTGACCAGGAATTACCTGGGACATAGTGTTGGAACCATACACGCTCACATCTCCAACCGAACCATGGCCAACTCGGTGCCCTATCTCAACCCTATCCTTGACTCGCTCCCTCCCAATTTCACCTTTCTGGACGTTGGATGC GGCCCCGCTAGCATCACCGTGGACATTGCCAGGCGCTACCCCTCGGCGACCATCCTGGCCATCGACGGCAGCCCGGCCGTAATCAGCCAGGCCAGAGACGTTGCCCAGAAAGCCAATGTGCACAACGTTCGCTTCGCCGTGGGGGATGCCCTAGACCTGGCCCCTACGGCCAGCGAGCCCGGCTTCGAACTCATCATGAGCGGTTGTGACGTTG CCCACACGCACAACGTCGTGATGCACACATCGGACGCACCTCGCGCACTAGTCGAGCTACGGTCCGCAGTAAAGGTCGGCGGCTTCGTGTGCTGCAAGGAGGCTGACAGGGCGTGCCTCATGTTGTGGCCAGAGAACCAGGCG ATCCGCCGTACTTACGAGGTAATTAGCGGAATCATGGCGGCCAAGGGGTGCGATCCGTACGTTGGAAGGAAGCTCAAAACCTATGCAATGGCGGCG GGCTTTTCAAGCAATGACATCAGCGTAGGCCAGGCACCCTGGGTCGTGTCGTCACGCGAGGAGCGTGAGAATTGGGGTGGTCTGGTCGCTCGCACCAGCGCCGACGCGGAAGCCCGCACCCGCGTTGAGAACGATGCCCGTTGCATCGGACTTGAAATCAGTCTCGAGGAGCTTCAGAAGGGTTGGAGAGACTGGATAGAGGATGACACGGCCTGCGCCTCTATAAGTGACGTTCACGTGGTCTGCAGAAAGCATTAG